The region CCAGGAGCTGGCTTGGTACTATGAAGTAGATCTTCCTTAGTGTTGCTATAGCTGGCCAGGCACTCACAGTTAGGTGTTTTTTCCTGTCCTGCTGAACATAAACAACTTCACAGAAAATCAACATCAGACAAGGCAACTCTGAGACCATGATGAAGTAAGACAAAGACCAGCATCATTATGTCTGAATAAGATAGAACATGAACATTGTCCAATTACAAAATACCAAACATACCTCTATTTTAGCTAAAATGACtaactgctattaaaaaaaatgatgaaaaaacataaaatttactctcttaacCATTTCATTGAAAAACATAAACTCTATACCGATTGGCCAACTTTTCAATtctccctccctgcagccctAGGCAACCATTATTGTATTCTGTTTCTGAGTTAGCTTTTTCAGTtaccacatgtaagtgatatgatgcaatatttgtttttctctctctgacttatttcacttagcataatgctctcaaaGTTCTATTcatgttatcacaaatggcaggatttcctacTTTCATTTggctaaataatatatattcatatatattcattcattcaatattcatatacattcatatatatattcaaatatgttgaatatattcacatatatatgaatatatattcataatattaaaaaaatcacatctttACCATCCATGtttagatggacatttaggtcacttccatgtattggctgttgtgaataacacgagagtgcagatatctctgtaagattctaatttcatttcctttggacatatatccagaaatgggattgccgcattatatggtagctctggtttttaagtttttgaagaacttccatactgtttccgGAGTAGCTATATCCATTTATagtcccaccaacaatgcacaaggtttcccttttctccatcagCCTCACGAACATgctacctattttttttttaatgccatactaacaagtgtgaggtgatatcttatcatggttttgatttatatttccctgcTGGGTAGTGATATTAaggatcttttcatgtacctgtgggccatttgtatgtcttctttagaaaaaaaaatatcttttcagtttctctgcccattttctatttttatttgcagttgagttgtatgagttctttatatattttggatattaactccttatcagatatatggtttgaaaatattttttcccattctgtatactgccctttcctttttttgactgtttcttttgctatgcagaaactttttagtttgatatagtcccacttATTGCTTCTGGTGTCATGTCCAAAAAGTTGTTGACAAAACCATTGTTTGGTCATGGTACCCTTGCCAAAGATCATTTGCGCATATatgtaagggtttatttctgggctctctattctgctgCATTGCCCCATGTTTCCATCATTATGCAAGTACCATGACTGCTATTTCTTGACCAATAACAGCTTTAGTGTCTCTCTAGCCTTCTTTCCCTTTGGTAAGATTTATTAACATACTGAATCATAGAATCACCTCCACTTCCTGACAGCATCCAATCCAGAGCAAAGTCTTGCTTCCATAGCCCCTTAGCCCTAACTCATCTAATGTAAGCTCAGATcctgtatgcatgctaagtcgctttagttgtgtctaactctttgcgaccctatggactgtagcccgccaggctcctctgtctatgggattctccaggcaagaatactggagtgggttgccatgccctcctccagaggatcttctggacccaagagattgaacccaggtcttttaaGTCTcggtgcattggcaggcgggttctttaccactggtgccccttgggaagcccaaaatccTGTAATAGGATCTTCCTAACattctcttatgattcttttatgattatcaaatcccttatgattatacagtggaagtgagaaatagatttatgggactagatctgatagatagagtgcctgatgaactatggacggaggttcgtgacattgtacaggagatagggatcaagaccatctccatggaaaagaaatgcaaaaaagcaaaatggctgtctggggagaccttacaaatagctgtgaaaagaagagaagcgaaaagcaaaggagaaaaggaaagatataagcatctgaatgcagagttccaaagaatagcaaggagagataagaaagccttcctcagcaatcaaggcaaagaaataggggaaaaacaacagaatgggaaagactagagatctcttcaagaaaattagagatatcaaggaaatatttcatgcaaagatgggctcaataaaggacagaaatggtatggacgtaacagaagcagaagatactaagaagaggtggcaagaatacacagaagaactgtacaaaaaagatcttcacgaccaagataatcacaatggtgagatcactcacctaaagccagacatcctggaatgtgaagtcaagtgggcctctgaaagcatcactatgaacaaagctagtggaagtgatggaattccagttgaactatttcaaatcctgaaagatgatgctgtgaaaatgctgcactcaatatgccagcaaatttggaaaactcagcagggaccacaggactggagaaggtcagttttcattccaatcccaaagaaaagcaatgacaaagaatgcccaaactaccgcacaattgcactcatctcacacgctagtaaagtaatgctcaaaattctccaagccaggcttcagcaatatgtgaaccgtgaacttccagatgttcaagctggttttagaaaaggcagaggaaccagagatcaaactgccaacatccgctgatcatggaaaaagcaagagagttccagaaaaacatctatttctgctttattgactatgccaaagtctttaactatgtggatcacaataaactgtggaaaattctgaaagagatgggaaccacctgacctcttgagaaacctgtatggaggtcaggaagcaacagttagaactggacacggaacaacagactggttccaaataggaaaaggagtacgtcaaggctgtatattgtcaccctgcttatttaacttatattcagagtacatcatgagaaacgctgggctggaagaatcacaagctggaatcaatatctctgggagaaatatcaataacctcagatatgcagatgacaccacccttatggcagaaagtgaagaggacctaaaaagcctcttgatgaaagtgaaagaggagagtgaaaaaagttggcttaaagctcaacattcagaaaacgaagatcacggcatctggtcccattacttcatgggaaatagatggggaaacagtggaaacagtgtcagacttcatttttttgggctccaaaatcactgcagatggtgattgcagccatgaaattaaaagacgcttactgcttggaagaaaagttatgaccaacccagatagtatattcaaaagcagagacattactttgtcaacaaaggtccgtctagtcaaggctatagtttttccactggtcatgtatggatgtgagagttggactgtgtagaaagctgagtgctgaagaattgatgcttttgaactgtggtgttggagaagactcttgagagtcccttggactgcaaggagatccaaccagtccattctaaaggagatcagtcctgggtgttcattggaaggattgatgctaaagctgaaacgccagtattttggccacctcacgcgaagagttgactcattggaaaagactctgatgctgggagggattgcgggtaggagaaggggacgacagaggatgagatggctggatggcatcaacgactcaatggacatgagtttgagtgaactccaggagttggtgatagacagggaggcctggcgtgctgcaattcatggggtcgcaaagagctggacatggctgagcgactgaagtaaACATTGTCTTAAGACCTGCATTTCCCAAAATTATACAGTTCATGATTGAGTAATAAactcaatttatttaaaactacACTTGGATTCTTGGTGGTCTTTGAGTGCACTGGCACAAAACCATGGgatcaatattttcaaatatacagaaTAATATACACCAACAAGAAGTCACATACcaataaaaaaaaagggggggtgcaaaaagaaaaaaaagtaaaaagtcacTAGAGAACTACAAACAAATGGTTTCATACGTACTGTAAAAGTGTTGTATTTCAAATGTATAAGACTATGGTACTGATTCAGTTGGTGGCACCATCATTTCAACTTGAATCAATTTTCTGCTTCCGCAGAAATGTAGTAAAATCTCAACACTAAGAGCCTGACAAACCCTGTAGGTGCTTGCGTCAGCGATAGGAAGCCGGTGGAATGGGGTTTAGCTCCGCCCAGGCCGAAGCCCCGTCACCTTCCCCAGTAAATCCGCGTTCCTGCGGTCGACGAAATCCTCCGAGGCAGGAGCGGCGCAACTCAGACCGGCTGGTCCGACAATAAGGACGTTCTAGCCGATTGCCTACTCGGTGGTAGGGCCCGCCGCAGCCCGGCCTCCGGGCGCCGCCATGTTGGAGGCGCAGGACGGGAGCCATGGCTGCGAGCACCAGATCAGCGGCCAGAGCCGGGCCGGTTCTGCCAGGAACATGCTGGAAGTGCGTCCGGGGCTGTTCTTGGGTGGAGCCGCGGCCGTCGCGGAGCCAGACCACCTGAGGGAGGCGGGCGTCACGGCAGTGCTGACGGTGGACTCGGAGGAGCCTAACTTCAAAACGGGGGCTGGGGTCGAGGGTCTACGGAGTCTCTTCGTGCCAGCGCTGGACAGACCCGAGACCGACCTGCTCAGTCATCTGGACCGCTGTGTGGCCTTCATCGTCCAGGCTCGCGCCGAGGGCCGCGCGGTGCTGGTGCACTGGTGAGTGGTCGGGTCCGTGGGGAGAGCGACCCGCCACGCTTCTACCCTGGCCCACCTCACCCTTTCCCTCCCAGGGCCCAGAAGAGGACCACAGGGCTGTCGGGCCGCTAGGACCTCCACCCTCTTGCGTAGGCTTGTGTCAGAGAGAGGAGTGGGCAGGACACGGTCCCTTGACGACGCGCAggcttttcattcattttgtttgtgTTGGTTCATTCTGCAGCCGCTGAGTTTTCGAGGGTAGGAGGAATCTTCAGATAAATGACTAAGTCTCTACATCTAAAGAGTTTAAATCTCTTCTCGAGTAGCCAGACACATACTGAGGAAATGCAGACTAGGATGCGAGGTGTGTAGTAAGAGAGATTATTGTAATAGAGGTTAAGGTTATTCAAACTTCAGAGGGAGAACaggctgttttcattgtttttgtttgagGCAGGCGTGGCCGATGTAGGGGAGATTTGGGGAGAGAAAATTTGATTAGTACGTAGCAGTGGCAGAAAGAGTGTAATTACAAGTTTACGCTTACTGAGTCAGCAATTTTATAGCCAGCCTTTgttataaatattacataaagAACATAAGGTAGTGATAAAATAGAAGTTTGGGACCAGATCTCCAGGGCCTTTAAAACCAAGAGCAAAAGAGTTTAGATTTGTTCTGAAGCCATTATAAGATGTTAAAAAATTAGTGTAATTATTTTTCAGTAGGTAATGCATTCACATGGTacagaattaaaaatgaataaggaaataaaggaatACTTCTTTTGTACAGCAGTAGTATTTCAGAGGCAAAGGATTTACTTGACTAGAAGAAGCAGACGAGAAGTGGACCCCAAACTTTACCATTTATAGggggtgggtttttttgtttttgtaattgttGCTGTTTGATATTTTAAAGGTTTCTTTTTCAGTCATGCAGGGGTCAGTCGAAGTGTGACTGTCATAACCGCTTTTATAATGAAGACTGACCAGCTTACCTTTGAAAAAGCCTATGAAAACCTTAAGTCTGTCAAGCCAGAGGCCAAGTGAGTTACTTGTTACAGTAATAATTCTGCTTTTGTGATGcagttttatttaaagaaaatttaactcTGTATCTGTTTGCCCTTACAGGATGAATGAGGGGTTTGAGTGGCAACTGAAATTATACCAGGCAATGGGCTGTGAAGTAGATACCTCCAGTGCAGTTTATAAACAATATCGTTTACAAAAGGTTACAGAGAAGTATCCAGGTAAGTAATAATTGGCAGTATGTATTCAGTCCTTtgtgggtgtccctggtggctcagcctggGTAAAGGATCCGCCcgcaatgtggtagacctggattccatccctgggttgggaagatcccctggaggaggtcatcacaacctactccagtattcttgcttttggaaatcccatggactgaggagcctggtgggctgtatagtccatggggttgccaagagtcagacacaactgagcaactaagcacagcacattcagTCTTTTCTAGATGTAGTTTACTCTGACGCTAGATGCTTCAGGTGCATTATTTCACTTTTGAAGCAggtacttttatttcattttgaaaccACGGTTTAGCAAGAAATAGGTTGTTCAGGGTCACGTGGTTTGTAAATGGCTGGCTCTAATTTGAAGTCAGGCAGTCTGTGCCTGGAAGCCAAGGGCTGCATTGCTGTGCTCTCCCACCTCGTCCTCATTGCTCAACAGGGGagactttttttaatttctgagattagcattttgttgtttagttgctaagttgtgtctgattctcttgtgaccccatggactggctcctctgtccatgggatttcccaggcaaggatactggagtgggttgccatttccttcttccggggatcttcccaacctatggatcgaacctgcgtcttctgtattggcatgtggattctttaccactgagcaacttgcCTCAATTTGACACAAACTGAATTTTGTCTGAAAATGCAGAGTTGATTTTGACAAATGGATACATTTTATGTTACGTAGAATTGCAGAACTTACCTCAAGAACTCTTTGCTGTTGACCCATCTGCCATTTCACAAGGATTGAAAGATGGGGGTCTCTACAAATGTAGAAAGTGCAGGTAAAATATTTTGTATCCTCTGGAGATTTTACTTTGTCTCAGTAGAAAAGTACTGAAAGTTTCAGTTTCTTAAAATCTTGTAGGAAGAATTTGTTTAATGGAATAATACAGAAATTTCATATTCAGATCTGGTTTCAAGAAGAATATGAATGCTTAAAAGTTACCTGGTTACTTGTAGAGattatcaaaaattaaaacagtataaTCATTGTTACATTAACTTGCTGTCTAAGAAGTAGTGCacttttaatctatttttccatccttttggaaatcattaatgtttttgtttgtttgggagtTGCAGGCGATCTTTATTTAGAAGTTCTAGCATTTTGGATCATAATGAAGGAAGTGGTCCTACAGCCTTTGCCCACAAGAGGATGACAGCATCCCCCGTGCTTTCCACCGGGAGTCAGGCTCAGTGTACATCTTACTTCATTGAACCTGTACAGTGGATGGAATCCACTTTGTTGGGAGTGATGGATGGACAGGTGAGAACACATTTtactttctttagttttattATGTCATCTGTGTTTtgttccttctttcattttaaacCATACTTTAACTAGTGTTTTACTCCATCTTAACTGCTTTCTTTCTAAAGATTATATCTTTGTAGTATAGGCAAGATTCtatcaaagataaataaaaaccaaGTGATCTAAAATAATGATCCATTTTTTGGTTGAGAGCTTTTGGTCTCAGTTAATTCCTTTTAAGtctattgtttatatttttttaaattaagacaaattagaaaatatttagcaAAACTTGAGCTTTGTAAGAAGTAGAGAAAATCatggattttaaaattagatttaaaatttcttcttaatcttccttttttctcctttggctcTTTGTATCTCTGTTTTCTTGATTCTTTTAGTTTTATACGTTTGTTAcgagattctttttcatttcttactaATTCTAAAGAATGCAGCTCATATGAGCATCCTGTGACAGCTACAACTCTTTTAGGTTTACTTGATATTAATGTAAAGATATTCCTAATCTAAGATGTAATGATGTTTAAAGATTATCTAAGTTTGTATAGTGAGTTTTTAGGAAACTCTCACTATTTCATTTGAAGAAtacaataattttataaaacggaacagatatatatattcacattttatataGGAGGAAACTTAATCTACATTAGTTAATGTCTTGCCTAGAAGGGGGTACCCTATATTCAAACCCATGTTTTCAGATGCTGctggtttattgagatataattcacttgCCATATAATTCACCCATggaaagtgtacagttcagtggtttttagtatgttCACAGGTTTTAGAATCTGTCACCATTTTTATCGCTACCAAATAAACCTTGTACAGAAGTCAGTTCCTACTCTTGATACTATCTGTTGAAGTCCActttatctgttttttcttttgtggcttATGTTTTTGCCctgctgtttttatttatcttggTTGCCTCTTGTGGTTTGTGGGATCCTGGtttgctgaccagggattgaaccctggccctcagcagtgaaagcgtggagtcttaaccattggatgcccagagaattcccttgctgcttttatttaATCTGGGAAGCACCCAAGATAaaggcatttattttatttttttgtgaaataTTCTAGGTCACATATGTGCATActtatttgtaaatttattttcgTATAGAATATATACCTAAAAGTGGAATTCCTGGCTTGAAGagtgtacatttttaaatattactaaTATTCTGGGCTGACCTTAACAGTGCCCACACAAATTTGCCTTTCACTAGCGTTGAATGCATTTACTCATTTCCGCATACGTTTGGCGTATGGATATTATAAAATCAGTAAGGTTTTGCCTGTCGATGAGATAAAATTCATTAATCCTAAGGTGTCTTAATTTGAATCTCTATGACTACTGCTGAGACCAACATCTTTATCTACTTATCAGGCATTTATACTTTGTTTTGCAGGAAATTTCCTTCATCTTCTTGGTGCATTTCCATgggttttgtctttttctaaGGAATTCAGGAGCTGTTTCTGTAGTCTAGTGTTACACATAATGCAGGTGTTTCCTCCAGTCTGTTGCTTATCTCAGCTTTGAgatacacagtttttttttttcagtttattgagatataattgatatacagcaTTGTGTAAGTtgaagatgtaaaaaaaaaaataagttgaagGTGTACAGCACAAGTGGCCTAACATACATATATTATGaacatggttttttaaaattatggtaaaatagTCATAacataaatttaccattttaactatttttagtgTGTAATTCAGTAGTATTGAGAATGTTCacattgtgcaaccatcaccaccatcttccCCAGTTGAAATGCcatacccattaaacactaaTCCCCCACCGcctcctccccagtccctggcaaccactgttctACTCTCTGCTTTTATGAATATGACTCCTCCA is a window of Ovis aries strain OAR_USU_Benz2616 breed Rambouillet chromosome 1, ARS-UI_Ramb_v3.0, whole genome shotgun sequence DNA encoding:
- the DUSP12 gene encoding dual specificity protein phosphatase 12; the protein is MLEAQDGSHGCEHQISGQSRAGSARNMLEVRPGLFLGGAAAVAEPDHLREAGVTAVLTVDSEEPNFKTGAGVEGLRSLFVPALDRPETDLLSHLDRCVAFIVQARAEGRAVLVHCHAGVSRSVTVITAFIMKTDQLTFEKAYENLKSVKPEAKMNEGFEWQLKLYQAMGCEVDTSSAVYKQYRLQKVTEKYPELQNLPQELFAVDPSAISQGLKDGGLYKCRKCRRSLFRSSSILDHNEGSGPTAFAHKRMTASPVLSTGSQAQCTSYFIEPVQWMESTLLGVMDGQLLCPKCNAKLGSFNWYGEQCSCGRWIAPAFQIHKSRVDETRMLPVWGSQTRKTGTCYI